The proteins below are encoded in one region of Bosea sp. BIWAKO-01:
- a CDS encoding Hsp20/alpha crystallin family protein, whose protein sequence is MRRDDHQSWMWSEAIAMLTRAEHLHRQFFQPRQAAQQVSWVPPVDVLELETEVLILVALPGVCTDQVEIAIEDGELIVAGRRTLPSELRTATIHRLEIPQGHFERRVRLPPGRYAAVTRSDANGCLVLSLQKSI, encoded by the coding sequence ATGAGGCGTGACGATCATCAGAGTTGGATGTGGTCGGAAGCGATCGCGATGCTGACGCGGGCCGAGCATCTGCACCGACAGTTCTTCCAGCCACGCCAGGCGGCCCAACAGGTGTCCTGGGTCCCACCGGTCGACGTGCTCGAGCTCGAGACGGAGGTCCTGATCCTGGTCGCCTTGCCGGGGGTGTGCACCGATCAGGTCGAAATCGCCATCGAGGACGGCGAACTCATTGTTGCGGGGCGCCGCACCCTGCCTTCGGAGCTCCGCACCGCGACCATCCATCGGCTTGAGATTCCCCAAGGCCATTTCGAGCGCCGCGTCCGCCTGCCCCCAGGACGCTACGCGGCGGTGACCCGCAGCGACGCCAATGGCTGCCTGGTGCTCAGCCTGCAGAAATCGATTTGA
- a CDS encoding ISNCY family transposase: MGWVEMSERELRRAEVLGSVLSGRLTMTAAAGLMGVSRRQAHRLALLFADGGAAGLRHRARGRPSNRLLGPHVRNLALAYVAEHYRDFGPTFASQMLLERHGLSVSRETLRKWMSEDGLWLSRTQRRRFHQPRIRRDHFGELVQIDGSEHAWFEDRGGRCTLIVFIDDATSRLVALRFVASESAFAYFETLKGYLTSHGRPLAFYSDKHSIFRVSKPQALGGQGMTQFGRALSELSIEILCAHSSQAKGRVERVNRTLQDRLVKELRLAGISSIEAANTYLPGFVERFNARFATPPSRPEDLHRPLESTSDRLDTILAWREQRYVTQQLALSYDGKRVILDETPVTAGLVGKYVETYEFPDGRLEIRWKGVCLAYRTFDKKQRVTHAAIVENKRLSEVLAWVKARQDEIRPAPVKTTSEAGGYVARPKGRRRGRPSFVDLHIAAKGALPHASVGAAAICEVSAAPTEAPSRARL; encoded by the coding sequence ATGGGCTGGGTGGAGATGAGCGAACGAGAGCTTCGGCGTGCTGAAGTGCTGGGGTCGGTTTTGTCTGGCCGGCTGACGATGACGGCGGCGGCCGGTTTGATGGGCGTGTCTCGGCGCCAGGCGCATCGTCTTGCGCTTCTGTTTGCAGATGGCGGCGCGGCGGGCCTGCGCCATCGCGCGCGCGGACGTCCGTCGAACCGTTTGCTGGGGCCGCATGTGCGCAATCTGGCCCTGGCATATGTGGCGGAGCACTACCGGGATTTCGGGCCGACCTTTGCGAGCCAGATGCTGCTGGAGCGGCATGGACTGAGCGTCTCCCGGGAGACGCTACGCAAATGGATGAGCGAGGACGGGCTCTGGCTGTCGCGCACGCAGCGACGCCGGTTTCACCAGCCGCGCATCCGCCGCGATCATTTTGGCGAACTGGTTCAGATTGATGGCAGCGAACACGCCTGGTTCGAGGATCGCGGCGGGCGCTGCACGCTGATCGTGTTTATCGACGACGCGACGAGCCGCCTGGTGGCGCTTCGTTTTGTGGCGTCGGAGAGCGCCTTTGCGTATTTTGAGACGCTGAAGGGCTATCTGACGAGCCATGGTCGGCCCCTTGCCTTCTATTCCGACAAGCACTCGATCTTCCGGGTGTCGAAGCCCCAGGCTCTCGGAGGCCAAGGCATGACGCAGTTCGGGCGGGCGCTGTCCGAGCTGAGCATTGAGATCCTGTGCGCTCATTCGAGCCAGGCCAAGGGCCGGGTTGAGCGGGTGAACCGCACCTTGCAGGACCGGCTGGTGAAGGAGCTGCGGCTGGCCGGGATCTCGTCGATCGAGGCGGCGAACACGTACCTTCCGGGCTTTGTCGAGCGTTTCAATGCGCGCTTCGCGACGCCGCCTTCCCGTCCGGAGGACCTGCATCGTCCTCTCGAGAGCACGTCGGATCGGCTCGACACGATCCTGGCGTGGCGCGAACAGCGCTATGTCACGCAGCAGTTGGCCCTCTCTTATGACGGCAAGCGCGTCATTCTGGACGAGACGCCTGTGACCGCTGGCCTGGTGGGCAAATATGTTGAGACCTACGAGTTTCCCGATGGCCGGCTCGAGATCCGCTGGAAGGGCGTTTGCCTGGCCTACCGGACCTTCGACAAGAAGCAGCGTGTGACCCATGCCGCGATCGTCGAGAACAAGCGCTTGTCGGAAGTTCTGGCCTGGGTGAAGGCCCGCCAGGATGAGATCAGGCCGGCACCGGTGAAGACCACTAGCGAAGCCGGTGGCTATGTGGCTCGTCCCAAGGGACGAAGGCGAGGTCGCCCTTCTTTCGTCGATCTGCACATCGCCGCCAAAGGCGCCCTTCCCCACGCCTCTGTTGGGGCTGCTGCGATATGTGAGGTCTCCGCAGCCCCAACAGAGGCTCCGTCGAGAGCGCGGCTGTGA